A window from Tachyglossus aculeatus isolate mTacAcu1 chromosome 20, mTacAcu1.pri, whole genome shotgun sequence encodes these proteins:
- the GJB2 gene encoding gap junction beta-2 protein, whose amino-acid sequence MDWGTLQTILGGVNKHSTSIGKIWLTVLFIFRIMILVVAAKEVWGDEQADFICNTLQPGCKNVCYDHVFPISHIRLWALQLIFVSTPALLVAMHIAYRRHEKKRKFIRGETKNEFKDIEEIKRQKVRIEGALWWTYTSSIFFRAIFEAVFMYVFYFMYNGFSMTRVVKCNAWPCPNTVDCFVSRPTEKTVFTVFMISVSGICILLNIVELCYLMIRYCSGKSKKPV is encoded by the coding sequence ATGGATTGGGGAACACTGCAGACCATTTTGGGAGGCGTCAACAAGCACTCCACCAGCATCGGGAAGATCTGGCTGACCGTCCTCTTCATCTTCCGAATTATGATCCTGGTGGTGGCCGCAAAGGAAGTGTGGGGGGATGAGCAGGCCGACTTCATCTGCAACACCCTGCAGCCGGGGTGCAAGAACGTGTGCTACGACCACGTCTTCCCCATCTCGCACATCCGCCTGTGGGCTCTGCAGCTCATCTTTGTCTCCACCCCGGCCCTGCTGGTTGCCATGCACATCGCCTACCGGAGACACGAGAAGAAGAGGAAGTTCATCAGGGGCGAGACAAAGAACGAGTTCAAAGATATTGAGGAGATCAAGAGGCAGAAGGTCCGGATCGAGGGAGCCTTGTGGTGGACCTACACCAGCAGCATTTTCTTCAGAGCCATCTTCGAGGCGGTCTTCATGTACGTGTTCTACTTCATGTACAACGGGTTTTCCATGACCCGGGTGGTGAAGTGTAATGCCTGGCCCTGCCCCAACACAGTGGACTGTTTCGTGTCCAGACCCACCGAGAAGACCGTGTTTACGGTCTTCATGATCTCCGTGTCTGGAATCTGCATATTGCTAAATATCGTTGAGCTGTGCTACCTTATGATCAGATACTGCTCTGGAAAGTCCAAAAAGCCCGTGTAG